In one Juglans regia cultivar Chandler chromosome 11, Walnut 2.0, whole genome shotgun sequence genomic region, the following are encoded:
- the LOC109001759 gene encoding probable indole-3-pyruvate monooxygenase YUCCA4, whose translation MGSCTEKEEPAKCVWVHGPIIVGAGPSGLAASACLSEHGVPSVILERSNCIASLWQHKTYDRLKLHLPKQFCALPLLGFPEHFPMYPTRDQFISYMESYAAHFSIQPRFNQSVQSAEFDSSCGFWRVRTHDLEYISRWLIVATGENAEPVIPEIVGMERFRGPIVHTTAYKSGSDFANQRVLVVGCGNSGMEVSLDLCRHSAVPHMVVRNTVHVLPREMFGFSTFGIIMALLRCFPLKIVDRLLLLAANFTIGNTDQLGLHRPKTGPIELKNVTGKTPVLDVGALSQIKSGKIKVTEGVREITRNGAKFMDGQEKEFDSIILATGYKSNVPTWLKGCDFFTKDGMPKTPFPNGWKGENGLYTVGFTRRGLLGTASDAVRIANDVADQWRTIKDCRTYCNSHIILLENRNKN comes from the exons ATGGGTTCTTGCACAGAAAAAGAAGAACCAGCAAAGTGTGTGTGGGTTCATGGGCCCATCATCGTGGGGGCTGGACCATCTGGTCTAGCAGCCTCTGCTTGTCTCTCTGAACATGGAGTTCCTTCTGTGATTCTTGAGCGAAGCAACTGCATAGCTTCTCTTTGGCAGCACAAGACCTACGACCGTCTCAAACTGCACCTTCCCAAGCAGTTTTGCGCCCTCCCATTACTAGGTTTCCCTGAACATTTCCCCATGTACCCAACAAGGGATCAGTTCATCTCATACATGGAGTCTTATGCTGCACACTTCTCAATCCAGCCAAGGTTCAACCAGTCCGTCCAGAGCGCTGAGTTCGATTCCAGCTGTGGATTTTGGAGGGTTAGGACTCATGACTTGGAGTACATTTCCCGGTGGCTTATTGTGGCTACTGGCGAGAATGCCGAACCGGTGATACCCGAAATTGTTGGTATGGAGCGGTTTCGTGGTCCCATTGTTCATACAACAGCGTACAAATCTGGCTCTGATTTCGCAAACCAGAGGGTTTTGGTTGTTGGCTGTGGCAATTCTGGCATGGAAGTTAGCTTGGACCTCTGCAGACACAGCGCTGTACCTCATATGGTTGTGAGAAATACT GTGCATGTTTTACCACGAGAAATGTTTGGCTTCTCAACGTTTGGAATAATAATGGCACTTCTCAGATGCTTTCCTCTAAAGATAGTAGACAGACTCCTCCTACTAGCAGCGAATTTCACCATCGGAAACACAGACCAGTTAGGCCTCCACCGGCCGAAAACCGGTCCAATTGAGCTAAAAAACGTTACCGGGAAGACCCCAGTCCTCGACGTGGGAGCATTATCTCAAATTAAATCCGGTAAAATAAAG GTGACGGAAGGGGTGAGGGAGATAACAAGAAATGGAGCCAAGTTTATGGATGGACAAGAAAAGGAGTTCGATTCTATAATCTTAGCAACTGGGTACAAGAGCAATGTGCCTACTTGGCTCAAG GGCTGTGACTTCTTCACAAAAGACGGCATGCCCAAAACGCCGTTTCCCAACGGTTGGAAGGGAGAGAACGGATTGTATACGGTTGGCTTCACGAGAAGAGGTCTTCTTGGGACCGCCTCGGACGCCGTGAGAATTGCAAATGACGTTGCTGATCAGTGGAGGACAATCAAGGACTGTAGAACTTATTGTAATTCCCATATTATCCTACTGGAAAATCGTAACAAAAATTAA
- the LOC109001760 gene encoding uncharacterized protein LOC109001760 produces the protein MVFTTSCCLNVSPTSKAPQVAWKKNELESWRSSNSPCVLIGMASASMIIGLEISNVSVIFDQTHIATNEYTSSSSTTLVVAESNGRRKAATKWSDKRSCPAWRVNSLETIVPENLPRPSARRRWEAIGYDSKTAPPVQVDVGKTISSPNCFSM, from the exons atggtgttTACAACCAGTTGCTGCCTAAATGTCTCACCTACTTCAAAAGCGCCTCAAGTTGCATG GAAGAAGAATGAATTAGAATCATGGAGATCATCGAACAGCCCGTGTGTTCTAATAGGCATGGCTTCAGCTTCCATGATAATCGGATTAGAAATTAGCAACGTGTCAGTGATCTTCGACCAAACCCATATTGCCACCAATGAATACACGTCTTCGTCGTCGACGACGTTGGTCGTAGCCGAATCGAACGGCCGCAGGAAGGCCGCCACGAAATGGAGCGATAAACGAAGTTGCCCAGCTTGGCGAGTGAATTCTCTGGAGACCATTGTGCCTGAGAACCTCCCCCGCCCGTCGGCTCGCAGGAGATGGGAGGCAATTGGGTATGATTCGAAGACTGCTCCTCCCGTTCAAGTTGATGTCGGCAAAACTATCAGCAGCCCCAACTGCTTTTCAATGTAA
- the LOC109001750 gene encoding probable protein phosphatase 2C 57 codes for YENQSSDDSVERALGLEDSETEFIPILRSGACAEVGFGEKMEDVYVCVDCFIRDNGIKSFADGPSAFYRVFDGHGGKHAADFACYHLPKFIVEDEDFPRDIEKDVALAFLQTDTAFADACSLDAALASGTTALAALVVGRLGVFYRHIYIHIYPFM; via the exons TATGAAAACCAATCCTCTGACGATTCTGTTGAACGGGCACTTGGCTTAGAGGATTCTGAGACCGAGTTCATTCCAATTCTCCGCTCTGGAGCATGTGCTGAAGTTGGGTTCGGGGAAAAAATGGAAGATGTTTATGTCTGTGTCGACTGCTTTATAAGGGATAACGGGATCAAGAGTTTCGCTGATGGGCCCAGTGCCTTCTACAGG GTGTTTGATGGACATGGGGGAAAACATGCTGCTGATTTTGCTTGCTATCATTTGCCAAAGTTCATTGTTGAGGATGAAGACTTTCCAAGAGATATTGAGAAGGATGTTGCTTTAGCATTTTTGCAAACTGACACTGCCTTTGCAGATGCTTGCTCTTTGGATGCGGCCCTTGCATCTGGCACTACTGCTTTAGCAGCTCTTGTCGTTGGAAGGTTAGGGGTGTTCTACCGCCACATATATATTCACATTTACCCCTTCATGTAg
- the LOC109001795 gene encoding pleiotropic drug resistance protein 1-like, whose protein sequence is MESGEIYRGSSPQTCSSNIWRNNYMEIFSRSSRQEDDEEALKWATLERLPTYVRIRRGILTDTEGQAREIDIKTLGLLERKALLDGLVEIAEKDNEKFLLKLKDRIDRVGLDIPTVEVRFEHLNVEAEIYVGSRALPTICNFLVNMLEGFLNNLPIHQSRKIPLPILQDVSGIIKPKRMTLLLGPPSSGKTTLLLALAGKLDKDLKFSGSVTYNGYGMKDFVPQRTSAYVSQHDLHIGEMTVRETLAFAARCQGVGPRYETLAELLRREKAANIKPDPDLDIYMKAAALEGLETSIVTDYVLKILGLEVCADIMVGDEMLRGISGGQKKRVTTGEMLVGPAIALFMDEISTGLDSSTTFQIVNSLRQTIHILSGTAVISLLQPPPETYELFDDILLLSDGQIVYQGPRENVLEFFRYMGFKCPARKGVADFLQEVTSRKDQEQYWARKDEPYSFVTVKDFAKAFRSFHIGCKLDDELATPFNKSKGHPAVLTANKYGVSKKELLRACVWREFLLMKRNSFVYIFKISNLTILAFITMTLFLRTEMHRDTVTDGGIYLGALFFTVLVAMFNGISELNMAVMKLPIFYKQRDLFFYPSWAYALPAWILKIPITFVEAAVWVVMTYYVVGFDPDIGRFFKQYFLITCINQMASGLFRFMAALGRNAIVASTVGAFALLAVQVLGGFIISRDDVQKCWYWGYWVSPLMYGQNAIAVNEFLGKSWRHVPPNSSEPLGVLILKSRGIFPQADWYWIGVGALISYIFVFNFLFTVALQYLNPFGKSRAVISKETLADRNVNRSEQFIELSSRGKTSPEQGTEALGSISSGSVSARVGRIDQAYQNRKRGMVLPFEPLSLTFDEIRYAVDMPQEMKNQGTHEDRLELLKGVSGAFRPGVLTALMGVTGAGKTTLMDVLAGRKTSGYIQGSIKISGYPKKQETFARISGYCEQTDIHSPHVTVYESLQYSAWLRLAPEVDSSTRMMFIEEVIELVELTPLREALVGLPGVSGLSTEQRKRLTIAVELVANPSIIFMDEPTSGLDARAAAIVMRAVRNTVDTGRTVVCTIHQPSIDIFDAFDELLLLKVGGEQIYAGPLGCHSSHLIKYFEELNGVPNIRDGYNPATWMLEVTSAGQEAALGFNFTDVYKNSELYRRNKALIKELSAPPLDSKDLFFHTQYSQSFFTQCTACLWKQHWSYWRNPSYNAVRLLFTSMIALLFGMIFWDIGSKRRRQQDLFNAMGSMYTAVLFLGVQNGMSVQPVVATERTVFYRERAAGMYSALPYAIGQVVIELPYNFLQTVIYGVIVYAMMGFEWKVGKFLWYLFFMYFTLLYFTFYGMMTVAITPNHNIATILSSGFYAIWNIFSGFVVPQTRIPIWWRWYYWACPVAWTLYGLVVSQYGDVKDVLESGETVEDFVRSYFGYRIEFVGVIAVVLVGISMLFAFIFAFSIKALNFQTK, encoded by the exons ATGGAGAGTGGTGAAATATACAGAGGTAGTAGTCCACAGACATGCAGCTCTAACATCTGGAGGAACAATTACATGGAAATTTTCTCAAGGTCTTCGCGACAAGAAGACGATGAAGAAGCTCTCAAATGGGCTACTTTAGAGAGGCTGCCTACTTATGTCCGTATAAGGAGAGGTATACTCACTGATACAGAGGGTCAAGCCAGAGAGATTGACATAAAGACTCTTGGATTACTGGAGAGAAAGGCTTTGCTAGATGGGCTGGTGGAAATTGCAGAAAAAGataatgagaagttcttgttaAAGCTCAAGGATCGCATAGATAG GGTTGGACTTGATATTCCAACTGTTGAAGTTCGGTTTGAGCACCTAAATGTGGAGGCTGAGATTTATGTTGGAAGCAGAGCATTGCCTACAATATGTAACTTCTTGGTCAATATGTTAGAG GGATTCTTAAACAATCTTCCCATTCATCAAAGTAGAAAGATACCCTTACCAATCCTTCAAGACGTTAGCGGCATCATCAAGCCTAAGAG AATGACATTGCTTTTAGGCCCCCCGAGCTCTGGAAAGACCACACTATTGCTGGCTTTGGCTGGAAAACTCGATAAAGATTTAAAA TTTTCGGGAAGTGTTACCTACAACGGATATGGAATGAAAGATTTTGTGCCGCAGAGGACATCTGCTTATGTAAGTCAACATGATCTCCACATAGGAGAAATGACAGTGAGAGAAACACTGGCTTTTGCAGCGAGATGTCAGGGGGTTGGCCCACGTTATG AGACATTGGCAGAATTATTAAGAAGAGAGAAGGCTGCAAATATTAAGCCAGATCCCGATCTTGATATCTATATGAAG GCAGCAGCACTAGAAGGACTGGAGACCAGTATAGTTACTGACTATGTTCTCAAG ATTTTGGGGCTTGAAGTCTGCGCTGATATTATGGTGGGGGATGAAATGTTAAGAGGCATTTCTGGTGGACAGAAAAAACGAGTCACAACAg GGGAGATGCTGGTTGGACCAGCAATAGCATTGTTCATGGATGAGATATCCACTGGTTTGGACAGCTCAACAACTTTTCAGATTGTAAATTCACTAAGGCAGACCATCCACATTCTCAGTGGAACTGCAGTTATCTCTCTTCTCCAGCCACCTCCAGAAACTTACGAATTATTTGATGATATACTTCTTCTCTCGGATGGGCAAATTGTGTATCAAGGTCCCCGCGAAAATGTCCTTGAGTTTTTTCGATATATGGGTTTCAAATGTCCTGCGAGGAAAGGAGTTGCGGACTTCTTACAAGaa GTAACATCAAGAAAAGATCAGGAGCAGTACTGGGCACGTAAAGATGAGCCTTACAGCTTTGTTACTGTGAAAGACTTTGCCAAAGCATTTCGCTCATTTCACATCGGTTGCAAACTTGACGACGAGCTTGCTACTCCATTTAACAAGTCCAAAGGCCACCCTGCTGTTTTAACTGCTAACAAGTACGGTGTTAGCAAGAAAGAGCTATTGAGAGCTTGTGTTTGGAGAGAGTTCCTGCTGATGAAGAGAAACTCATTTGTCTACATCTTCAAAATAAGCAAT CTCACTATCTTGGCTTTCATAACGATGACATTGTTTCTGCGAACTGAGATGCATAGAGATACAGTAACAGACGGTGGTATCTATTTGGGTGCTCTTTTCTTTACGGTACTTGTAGCCATGTTTAACGGAATATCAGAGCTCAATATGGCTGTTATGAAACTTCCCATTTTCTACAAGCAAAGAGACCTTTTCTTCTATCCTTCGTGGGCATACGCTCTACCCGCATGGATCCTAAAGATTCCAATTACCTTTGTAGAGGCTGCCGTTTGGGTGGTCATGACTTATTATGTTGTAGGCTTTGATCCAGACATTGGAAG GTTTTTCAAACAATACTTTTTGATCACGTGCATTAACCAGATGGCATCTGGATTGTTCCGATTTATGGCTGCATTAGGAAGGAACGCGATTGTGGCCAGCACAGTTGGTGCATTCGCTTTACTTGCAGTGCAGGTTCTGGGAGGATTCATCATATCTCGAG ACGATGTGCAGAAATGTTGGTATTGGGGTTATTGGGTCTCCCCGCTGATGTATGGACAGAATGCCATAGCTGTAAACGAATTTCTTGGGAAGAGTTGGAGACAT GTACCTCCTAATTCATCAGAACCGTTAGGAGTTTTGATCTTAAAGTCTCGCGGGATTTTCCCACAAGCAGATTGGTATTGGATTGGAGTAGGAGCTTTGATTTCGTACATTTTTGTGTTCAATTTCCTTTTCACTGTGGCTCTACAGTATCTCAATC CTTTTGGTAAGTCTCGGGCAGTAATATCGAAAGAGACCTTGGCTGATAGAAACGTTAACAGATCTGAACAGTTCATTGAGCTATCATCTAGAGGAAAAACCTCTCCCG AACAAGGGACTGAAGCTCTAGGAAGTATATCGTCCGGTTCTGTATCTGCAAGGGTGGGCAGAATTGATCAAGCTTATCAAAACAGGAAGCGGGGAATGGTTCTTCCTTTTGAACCCCTGTCCCTCACTTTTGATGAAATCAGATATGCTGTAGACATGCCACAG GAAATGAAAAATCAAGGTACTCATGAGGATCGACTTGAACTTTTGAAGGGTGTGAGTGGTGCTTTCAGGCCAGGAGTCCTAACAGCTCTAATGGGTGTTACTGGTGCTGGTAAGACCACACTAATGGATGTCTTGGCTGGAAGGAAAACCAGTGGATATATCCAGGGAAGCATCAAAATTTCTGGGTATCCAAAGAAGCAAGAAACATTTGCCCGCATATCAGGATACTGTGAACAAACTGATATCCACTCTCCTCATGTAACAGTCTACGAGTCTTTGCAATATTCTGCATGGCTTCGGTTAGCCCCTGAAGTTGACTCTTCAACAAGAATG ATGTTCATTGAGGAAGTCATAGAGCTCGTGGAGCTGACCCCATTAAGGGAAGCACTAGTTGGATTGCCAGGTGTGAGTGGCCTCTCAACCGAGCAGCGCAAGAGGCTGACAATTGCAGTTGAGCTTGTTGCCAATCCATCTATAATATTCATGGATGAGCCAACCTCTGGCCTCGATGCCAGGGCAGCAGCAATAGTAATGAGAGCAGTGAGGAACACTGTGGACACAGGAAGAACAGTGGTTTGCACAATTCATCAGCCAAGCATTGATATATTTGATGCCTTTGATGAG TTACTTCTTTTGAAAGTGGGAGGCGAGCAAATATATGCTGGTCCATTAGGCTGCCATTCTTCACATCTGATCAAGTACTTTGAG GAATTAAATGGAGTTCCTAACATTAGAGATGGTTATAACCCTGCAACTTGGATGTTGGAGGTTACTTCAGCAGGGCAAGAAGCAGCTCTTGGTTTTAATTTCACTGATGTGTACAAGAACTCGGAACTATATAG GAGAAACAAAGCATTGATCAAGGAATTAAGTGCACCGCCACTGGATTCCAAAGATCTATTCTTCCATACTCAGTACTCACAATCTTTCTTCACCCAATGCACCGCTTGCCTATGGAAACAGCATTGGTCATATTGGCGAAACCCATCATATAATGCTGTGAGACTCTTATTCACAAGTATGATAGCTCTATTGTTTGGGATGATATTCTGGGATATTGGTTCCAAAAG GAGAAGACAACAAGATCTATTCAATGCAATGGGTTCCATGTACACCGCTGTTCTGTTTCTAGGGGTACAAAATGGTATGTCGGTGCAGCCAGTTGTGGCTACTGAGAGAACTGTATTTTATAGAGAAAGAGCAGCTGGAATGTATTCTGCTCTACCGTATGCCATTGGACAG GTTGTTATTGAGCTTCCGTACAATTTCCTTCAGACTGTAATTTATGGGGTTATAGTATATGCCATGATGGGATTCGAATGGAAAGTGGGCAAGTTCTTATGGTATCTTTTCTTCATGTACTTCACCTTATTATATTTCACATTCTATGGGATGATGACCGTGGCTATAACTCCCAACCACAACATTGCCACCATACTTTCATCTGGCTTCTATGCAATATGGAACATTTTCTCAGGATTCGTTGTCCCCCAAACG AGGATTCCAATATGGTGGAGATGGTACTACTGGGCTTGCCCCGTTGCTTGGACCTTGTACGGATTGGTGGTTTCACAATATGGAGATGTAAAGGACGTACTCGAGTCTGGTGAAACAGTGGAGGACTTTGTCAGGAGTTATTTTGGGTATAGAATTGAGTTTGTGGGTGTCATTGCAGTGGTGCTTGTTGGGATCTCCATGCTCTTTGCATTCATCTTTGCCTTCTCCATAAAGGCATTAAACTTCCAAACCAAATGA